From the genome of Acipenser ruthenus chromosome 14, fAciRut3.2 maternal haplotype, whole genome shotgun sequence, one region includes:
- the LOC117419914 gene encoding protein SCAF11-like isoform X1 yields MRSNKPKTSDGRDNGEKSRQEHNESAVAVNDEVDRCPICLNLLLQQELALPENCCHVFCLSCILKWAETVTSCPIDRKPFQAIYKQDRVLGCIKIPVKKKVSKTELQECSCNKEKEKRNGSLSYCNGTSRGNLGKYSGRPLCPKSCLEDYERKYTYKSYVCCKNKKDSTTAARKNKVSRGSCSQQLVTDFSCISPSGQTSGTSVANQENCAEFIELYEYEPHFRQKRCRLEAQMLPWLAVSTPLTATGLVRQSFDSCEVLNGVFALRSLLPDATSPASPFAGQFEVIGKECVVTCSKGGEKKNTSRASGTKGSKKKTENATNRRRSARNSQTEESPPTQNPSSPQSNHSDSDTSLTNSPTKATGASKKPEKQTVKRRSKQGAEEDRPNKRKTRVAKNSKKLCSTSPEESENEEEHMAKEESEKKGAAELSKVPLTDEELNATAESSNSSRHSEENSPETSMEPINRNDRMEDSSADETEKNDLPLSPEETEEVPEAKPLSNELPPLSPDEDELEDSEDKSHVEKADSTSHCSERALLSTEEDLRSFEPKFPEGKTNSDCSEPPSPPSEEDMELEAKSPVEKADSVSQSSEQPYSPADEICNLNAKSVNEDNESETEEHTTEKQKESEDQDPKSYLRDPEELHDSEKEYSIDCRNKADEPGEPTDSEESVQGKTLKEKDPPHTDSKETESPESGEKYSLVLFSEDNTEMMSMECDSPSREHHELKTEQGGGIENTNSVTITPDTDNQTVDEKSQDSTTEQKETKRENRQRRSRFHSPSTTWSPKREGKRERRRSRSKSRGRDSPSASRRRSRSRSRDRESDKDGQKSDSSRRERSRERGERRGRRHSRSRSRTRGRVSSSDRAERGGHSPRRRDRGSNDNWRNSRGNDRHRRNDQDWQSDLFGKETSESDNGGTEIPPERSRTENPDWVKEKIKADLDTSNDSRWEENKNDGPRGDSWTRNISPSWKSDRGSGSSRGGYRGGFGQGDQSENRWQSRNSLSGTPNNSGNDSYSRFNENRLNRRKGEQDFTAEPPVDRSGWSSASSWAVRRTLPADVQNYYSRRGRNLSGSQGGWMKPEEETPVQDSNFSEQTSQPSDGQQLPVNVMHHQLNVIPQPMNAQPVNPQPMNILPYPVGVHSSTLNMQPNPFNMAHQLPVHIHSGGPLMQVAAPATQGLPPPPPPPPPSQQANFMASQSDGKQPQVVTSAQGGNTFSAPLLPAPSKAPGSAVQGPANVILPSSTTQTSTAGKPFMSKETVKIEANADSSKKEKKCQIQEKAVQEVKLAIKPYYQNKDITKDEYKEIVRKAVEKVCQSKSGEVNSGKVANLVKAYVDKYKHARKNKAEDHEKF; encoded by the exons ATGAGAAGCAACAAGCCAAAGACTTCAGATGGAAGAGATAATG GCGAAAAGAGCAGACAGGAGCATAATGAAAGTGCTGTTGCAGTGAATGACGAAGTAGACAGGTGTCCCATCTGTCTCAACCTCCTCTTGCAACAGGAATTGGCTCTTCCTGAGAACTGCTGTCACGTCTTCTGCCTAAGCTGTATTCTGAAATGGGCAGAA ACAGTCACTTCCTGCCCCATTGACCGTAAGCCTTTCCAAGCAATTTACAAACAAGATCGTGTACTGGGATGCATAAAG ATTCCAGTAAAGAAAAAAGTGAGTAAAACAGAACTACAGGAATGTAGCTGCaacaaagagaaagaaaaaagaaacggCAGCTTGTCATATTGCAACGGCACATCAAG gggaaaTTTAGGAAAGTATTCAGGAAGGCCTCTGTGTCCCAAATCTTGTTTGGAAGATTATGAGAGAAAATATAcat ATAAGTCTTATGtttgttgtaaaaacaaaaaggattCTACAACAGCTGCAAGAAAGAATAAG GTCAGTAGAGGGAGTTGTTCacagcagcttgttacagatttCTCCTGCATTTCTCCGAGTGGTCAGACTAGTGGAACTTCTGTAGCAAATCAAGAGAATTG TGCAGAATTCATAGAATTATATGAATATGAGCCTCACTTCAGACAGAAGAGGTGCAGACTGGAAGCACAGATGCTCCCTTGGCTAGCTGTTTCCACTCCTCTCACTGCAACCGGGTTGGTAAG ACAAAGCTTTGATTCCTGTGAGGTGCTTAATGGCGTGTTTGCTTTGAGATCACTTTTACCAGATGCTACCTCTCCAGCAAGTCCTTTTGCAGGACAATTTG AAGTCATTGGCAAAGAGTGTGTAGTAACCTGTTCCAAgggaggagagaaaaaaaatacttcaagaGCATCTGGTACAAAAGGTTCAAAAAAGAAAACTGAGAATGCAACAAACAGAAGGAGATCTGCCAGAAACAGCCAAACAGAAGAGTCGCCTCCAACGCAAAACCCAAGTTCTCCTCAGTCTAACCACTCGGACTCAGATACATCGCTTACAAACAGTCCCACAAAAGCAACCGGTGCTTcaaaaaaacctgaaaaacaaacagtaaagagAAGGTCCAAGCAAGGTGCTGAAGAGGATCGTCCAAATAAGAGAAAAACCAGAGTAGCTAAAAATTCTAAAAAACTCTGTTCCACTAGTCCTGAGGAAAGTGAAAATGAGGAGGAGCATATGGCTAAAGAAGAGTCAGAGAAGAAAGGAGCAGCTGAACTTTCAAAGGTGCCACTTACAGATGAGGAACTAAATGCAACTGCTGAAAGCAGCAACTCCAGCAGACACTCTGAAGAGAATAGTCCTGAAACCTCAATGGAGCCAATAAACAGAAATGACCGAATGGAAGATAGCAGTGCTGATGAGACAGAGAAAAATGACCTTCCTCTCTCACCCGAGGAGACGGAGGAGGTCCCAGAAGCTAAACCACTTAGCAATGAACTACCACCATTGTCGCCTGATGAAGATGAATTGGAGGACTCTGAGGACAAAAGTCATGTGGAAAAGGCAGACTCTACCTCCCACTGCAGTGAGCGTGCCTTATTGTCCACAGAAGAGGACTTGCGAAGCTTTGAACCTAAATTTCCTGAAGGGAAAACCAATTCTGATTGCAGCGAGCCTCCTTCCCCGCCCTCTGAGGAGGACATGGAATTGGAGGCTAAAAGTCCTGTTGAGAAAGCAGACTCTGTTTCCCAGAGCAGCGAACAGCCTTACTCGCCTGCAGATGAAATTTGCAACTTGAATGCTAAAAGTGTCAATGAGGACAATGAGTCTGAAACTGAAGAACAtactactgaaaaacaaaaagaaagtgaaGACCAAGACCCTAAGAGCTACCTGCGGGATCCAGAGGAATTGCATGACTCTGAAAAAGAATATTCAATAGACTGTAGAAATAAAGCTGATGAGCCAGGTGAACCCACCGATTCGGAGGAATCTGTTCAAGGAAAAACATTGAAAGAAAAAGATCCTCCCCATACTGATTCCAAAGAGACTGAATCCCCAGAAAGTGGAGAAAAAtattctcttgttttgttttctgaggaTAACACTGAGATGATGTCAATGGAGTGTGACTCTCCAAGCAGAGAACATCATGAATTAAAAACAGAACAGGGGGGCGGGATTGAAAATACCAACTCTGTGACTATAACACCGGATACCGACAACCAGACAGTGGATGAGAAATCCCAAGATAGTACCACTGAACAAaaagagacaaagagagagaatCGGCAACGCAGATCTCGGTTTCATTCTCCTTCCACAACCTGGTCTCCAAAGAGGGAAGGTAAAAGAGAGCGTAGAAGATCAAGATCTAAATCCAGGGGTCGAGACTCTCCTTCAGCTTCCAGACGCAGGTCTAGATCACGTAGCAGAGACAGAGAAAGTGACAAAGATGGACAAAAAAGTGACAGTTCTAGAAGAGAGCgcagcagggagagaggagaaagaagagGTAGGAGGCATTCAAGGAGCCGATCAAGAACACGTGGTAGAGTTTCCTCTTCAGACAGAGCTGAGAGGGGTGGTCATTCTCCTCGGAGAAGAGATAGGGGGTCCAATGACAACTGGAGAAATTCCAGGGGGAATGATAGGCACAGGAGAAATGACCAGGATTGGCAAAGTGATCTATTTGGCAAAGAAACATCTGAATCTGACAATGGAGGAACTGAAATTCCACCTGAAAGGAGCAGAACAGAAAATCCAGACTGggtgaaagaaaaaataaaagctgatTTGGACACATCAAATGATTCAAGatgggaagaaaacaaaaatgatggGCCAAGAGGTGATTCCTGGACCCGTAATATTAGCCCAAGTTGGAAATCAGATCGTGGGAGCGGGAGTAGCCGTGGTGGGTATAGAGGTGGTTTTGGACAAGGAGACCAATCGGAAAACCGTTGGCAATCTAGAAATTCTCTCTCAGGGACACCAAACAATTCAGGGAATGACTCTTACAGCAGATTCAATGAGAATCGGCTGAATAGACGAAAAGGTGAACAGGACTTTACAGCCGAGCCTCCTGTAGATCGGTCTGGTTGGTCCTCTGCATCCAGCTGGGCTGTAAGGAGGACTCTACCTGCTGATGTGCAAAATTACTATTCCAGAAGAGGAAGGAACCTGTCGGGTTCACAAGGTGGCTGGATGAAACCAGAGGAAGAGACACCTGTGCAAG aTTCAAACTTCAGTGAACAAACCAGTCAACCCAGTGATGGCCAACAGCTACCTGTAAATGTGATGCATCACCAACTGAATGTAATCCCGCAGCCAATGAATGCACAGCCTGTGAATCCCCAGCCAATGAATATCTTGCCATACCCTGTAGGTGTCCATTCCTCAACGTTGAATATGCAGCCCAATCCGTTCAACATGGCCCATCAGTTACCTGTGCATATTCATTCAGGAGGGCCACTCATGCAAGTAGCTGCTCCAGCCACTCAGGGTTTACctcctccaccccctcctcctccaccatcTCAGCAAGCAAACTTCATGGCATCTCAATCTGATGGAAAGCAACCACAG GTAGTGACCAGTGCGCAGGGGGGGAACACGTTCAGTGCACCTCTCTTGCCTGCGCCGTCAAAAGCTCCGGGAAGTGCAGTTCAGGGACCAGCTAATGTAATTCTACCATCGTCAACAACCCAGACCAGCACAGCTGGAAAACCTTTTATGAGTAAAGAAACGGTGAAAATTGAAGCAAATGCAGACAGTTCCAAGAAAGAAAAG AAATGTCAAATTCAGGAAAAAGCTGTACAAGAAGTGAAACTGGCCATCAAACCGTATTACCAAAACAAGGATATTACCAAGGATGAATATAAAGAGATTGTCCGTAAAGCGGTAGAAAAG GTTTGCCAAAGCAAGAGTGGAGAAGTCAACTCTGGTAAAGTGGCAAATCTGGTTAAGGCGTACGTCGATAAATACAAGCATGCCCGCAAGAATAAGGCAGAAGACCATGAAAAATTCTGA
- the LOC117419914 gene encoding protein SCAF11-like isoform X2 — protein MRSNKPKTSDGRDNGEKSRQEHNESAVAVNDEVDRCPICLNLLLQQELALPENCCHVFCLSCILKWAETVTSCPIDRKPFQAIYKQDRVLGCIKIPVKKKVSKTELQECSCNKEKEKRNGSLSYCNGTSRGNLGKYSGRPLCPKSCLEDYERKYTYKSYVCCKNKKDSTTAARKNKVSRGSCSQQLVTDFSCISPSGQTSGTSVANQENCAEFIELYEYEPHFRQKRCRLEAQMLPWLAVSTPLTATGLVRQSFDSCEVLNGVFALRSLLPDATSPASPFAGQFVIGKECVVTCSKGGEKKNTSRASGTKGSKKKTENATNRRRSARNSQTEESPPTQNPSSPQSNHSDSDTSLTNSPTKATGASKKPEKQTVKRRSKQGAEEDRPNKRKTRVAKNSKKLCSTSPEESENEEEHMAKEESEKKGAAELSKVPLTDEELNATAESSNSSRHSEENSPETSMEPINRNDRMEDSSADETEKNDLPLSPEETEEVPEAKPLSNELPPLSPDEDELEDSEDKSHVEKADSTSHCSERALLSTEEDLRSFEPKFPEGKTNSDCSEPPSPPSEEDMELEAKSPVEKADSVSQSSEQPYSPADEICNLNAKSVNEDNESETEEHTTEKQKESEDQDPKSYLRDPEELHDSEKEYSIDCRNKADEPGEPTDSEESVQGKTLKEKDPPHTDSKETESPESGEKYSLVLFSEDNTEMMSMECDSPSREHHELKTEQGGGIENTNSVTITPDTDNQTVDEKSQDSTTEQKETKRENRQRRSRFHSPSTTWSPKREGKRERRRSRSKSRGRDSPSASRRRSRSRSRDRESDKDGQKSDSSRRERSRERGERRGRRHSRSRSRTRGRVSSSDRAERGGHSPRRRDRGSNDNWRNSRGNDRHRRNDQDWQSDLFGKETSESDNGGTEIPPERSRTENPDWVKEKIKADLDTSNDSRWEENKNDGPRGDSWTRNISPSWKSDRGSGSSRGGYRGGFGQGDQSENRWQSRNSLSGTPNNSGNDSYSRFNENRLNRRKGEQDFTAEPPVDRSGWSSASSWAVRRTLPADVQNYYSRRGRNLSGSQGGWMKPEEETPVQDSNFSEQTSQPSDGQQLPVNVMHHQLNVIPQPMNAQPVNPQPMNILPYPVGVHSSTLNMQPNPFNMAHQLPVHIHSGGPLMQVAAPATQGLPPPPPPPPPSQQANFMASQSDGKQPQVVTSAQGGNTFSAPLLPAPSKAPGSAVQGPANVILPSSTTQTSTAGKPFMSKETVKIEANADSSKKEKKCQIQEKAVQEVKLAIKPYYQNKDITKDEYKEIVRKAVEKVCQSKSGEVNSGKVANLVKAYVDKYKHARKNKAEDHEKF, from the exons ATGAGAAGCAACAAGCCAAAGACTTCAGATGGAAGAGATAATG GCGAAAAGAGCAGACAGGAGCATAATGAAAGTGCTGTTGCAGTGAATGACGAAGTAGACAGGTGTCCCATCTGTCTCAACCTCCTCTTGCAACAGGAATTGGCTCTTCCTGAGAACTGCTGTCACGTCTTCTGCCTAAGCTGTATTCTGAAATGGGCAGAA ACAGTCACTTCCTGCCCCATTGACCGTAAGCCTTTCCAAGCAATTTACAAACAAGATCGTGTACTGGGATGCATAAAG ATTCCAGTAAAGAAAAAAGTGAGTAAAACAGAACTACAGGAATGTAGCTGCaacaaagagaaagaaaaaagaaacggCAGCTTGTCATATTGCAACGGCACATCAAG gggaaaTTTAGGAAAGTATTCAGGAAGGCCTCTGTGTCCCAAATCTTGTTTGGAAGATTATGAGAGAAAATATAcat ATAAGTCTTATGtttgttgtaaaaacaaaaaggattCTACAACAGCTGCAAGAAAGAATAAG GTCAGTAGAGGGAGTTGTTCacagcagcttgttacagatttCTCCTGCATTTCTCCGAGTGGTCAGACTAGTGGAACTTCTGTAGCAAATCAAGAGAATTG TGCAGAATTCATAGAATTATATGAATATGAGCCTCACTTCAGACAGAAGAGGTGCAGACTGGAAGCACAGATGCTCCCTTGGCTAGCTGTTTCCACTCCTCTCACTGCAACCGGGTTGGTAAG ACAAAGCTTTGATTCCTGTGAGGTGCTTAATGGCGTGTTTGCTTTGAGATCACTTTTACCAGATGCTACCTCTCCAGCAAGTCCTTTTGCAGGACAATTTG TCATTGGCAAAGAGTGTGTAGTAACCTGTTCCAAgggaggagagaaaaaaaatacttcaagaGCATCTGGTACAAAAGGTTCAAAAAAGAAAACTGAGAATGCAACAAACAGAAGGAGATCTGCCAGAAACAGCCAAACAGAAGAGTCGCCTCCAACGCAAAACCCAAGTTCTCCTCAGTCTAACCACTCGGACTCAGATACATCGCTTACAAACAGTCCCACAAAAGCAACCGGTGCTTcaaaaaaacctgaaaaacaaacagtaaagagAAGGTCCAAGCAAGGTGCTGAAGAGGATCGTCCAAATAAGAGAAAAACCAGAGTAGCTAAAAATTCTAAAAAACTCTGTTCCACTAGTCCTGAGGAAAGTGAAAATGAGGAGGAGCATATGGCTAAAGAAGAGTCAGAGAAGAAAGGAGCAGCTGAACTTTCAAAGGTGCCACTTACAGATGAGGAACTAAATGCAACTGCTGAAAGCAGCAACTCCAGCAGACACTCTGAAGAGAATAGTCCTGAAACCTCAATGGAGCCAATAAACAGAAATGACCGAATGGAAGATAGCAGTGCTGATGAGACAGAGAAAAATGACCTTCCTCTCTCACCCGAGGAGACGGAGGAGGTCCCAGAAGCTAAACCACTTAGCAATGAACTACCACCATTGTCGCCTGATGAAGATGAATTGGAGGACTCTGAGGACAAAAGTCATGTGGAAAAGGCAGACTCTACCTCCCACTGCAGTGAGCGTGCCTTATTGTCCACAGAAGAGGACTTGCGAAGCTTTGAACCTAAATTTCCTGAAGGGAAAACCAATTCTGATTGCAGCGAGCCTCCTTCCCCGCCCTCTGAGGAGGACATGGAATTGGAGGCTAAAAGTCCTGTTGAGAAAGCAGACTCTGTTTCCCAGAGCAGCGAACAGCCTTACTCGCCTGCAGATGAAATTTGCAACTTGAATGCTAAAAGTGTCAATGAGGACAATGAGTCTGAAACTGAAGAACAtactactgaaaaacaaaaagaaagtgaaGACCAAGACCCTAAGAGCTACCTGCGGGATCCAGAGGAATTGCATGACTCTGAAAAAGAATATTCAATAGACTGTAGAAATAAAGCTGATGAGCCAGGTGAACCCACCGATTCGGAGGAATCTGTTCAAGGAAAAACATTGAAAGAAAAAGATCCTCCCCATACTGATTCCAAAGAGACTGAATCCCCAGAAAGTGGAGAAAAAtattctcttgttttgttttctgaggaTAACACTGAGATGATGTCAATGGAGTGTGACTCTCCAAGCAGAGAACATCATGAATTAAAAACAGAACAGGGGGGCGGGATTGAAAATACCAACTCTGTGACTATAACACCGGATACCGACAACCAGACAGTGGATGAGAAATCCCAAGATAGTACCACTGAACAAaaagagacaaagagagagaatCGGCAACGCAGATCTCGGTTTCATTCTCCTTCCACAACCTGGTCTCCAAAGAGGGAAGGTAAAAGAGAGCGTAGAAGATCAAGATCTAAATCCAGGGGTCGAGACTCTCCTTCAGCTTCCAGACGCAGGTCTAGATCACGTAGCAGAGACAGAGAAAGTGACAAAGATGGACAAAAAAGTGACAGTTCTAGAAGAGAGCgcagcagggagagaggagaaagaagagGTAGGAGGCATTCAAGGAGCCGATCAAGAACACGTGGTAGAGTTTCCTCTTCAGACAGAGCTGAGAGGGGTGGTCATTCTCCTCGGAGAAGAGATAGGGGGTCCAATGACAACTGGAGAAATTCCAGGGGGAATGATAGGCACAGGAGAAATGACCAGGATTGGCAAAGTGATCTATTTGGCAAAGAAACATCTGAATCTGACAATGGAGGAACTGAAATTCCACCTGAAAGGAGCAGAACAGAAAATCCAGACTGggtgaaagaaaaaataaaagctgatTTGGACACATCAAATGATTCAAGatgggaagaaaacaaaaatgatggGCCAAGAGGTGATTCCTGGACCCGTAATATTAGCCCAAGTTGGAAATCAGATCGTGGGAGCGGGAGTAGCCGTGGTGGGTATAGAGGTGGTTTTGGACAAGGAGACCAATCGGAAAACCGTTGGCAATCTAGAAATTCTCTCTCAGGGACACCAAACAATTCAGGGAATGACTCTTACAGCAGATTCAATGAGAATCGGCTGAATAGACGAAAAGGTGAACAGGACTTTACAGCCGAGCCTCCTGTAGATCGGTCTGGTTGGTCCTCTGCATCCAGCTGGGCTGTAAGGAGGACTCTACCTGCTGATGTGCAAAATTACTATTCCAGAAGAGGAAGGAACCTGTCGGGTTCACAAGGTGGCTGGATGAAACCAGAGGAAGAGACACCTGTGCAAG aTTCAAACTTCAGTGAACAAACCAGTCAACCCAGTGATGGCCAACAGCTACCTGTAAATGTGATGCATCACCAACTGAATGTAATCCCGCAGCCAATGAATGCACAGCCTGTGAATCCCCAGCCAATGAATATCTTGCCATACCCTGTAGGTGTCCATTCCTCAACGTTGAATATGCAGCCCAATCCGTTCAACATGGCCCATCAGTTACCTGTGCATATTCATTCAGGAGGGCCACTCATGCAAGTAGCTGCTCCAGCCACTCAGGGTTTACctcctccaccccctcctcctccaccatcTCAGCAAGCAAACTTCATGGCATCTCAATCTGATGGAAAGCAACCACAG GTAGTGACCAGTGCGCAGGGGGGGAACACGTTCAGTGCACCTCTCTTGCCTGCGCCGTCAAAAGCTCCGGGAAGTGCAGTTCAGGGACCAGCTAATGTAATTCTACCATCGTCAACAACCCAGACCAGCACAGCTGGAAAACCTTTTATGAGTAAAGAAACGGTGAAAATTGAAGCAAATGCAGACAGTTCCAAGAAAGAAAAG AAATGTCAAATTCAGGAAAAAGCTGTACAAGAAGTGAAACTGGCCATCAAACCGTATTACCAAAACAAGGATATTACCAAGGATGAATATAAAGAGATTGTCCGTAAAGCGGTAGAAAAG GTTTGCCAAAGCAAGAGTGGAGAAGTCAACTCTGGTAAAGTGGCAAATCTGGTTAAGGCGTACGTCGATAAATACAAGCATGCCCGCAAGAATAAGGCAGAAGACCATGAAAAATTCTGA